One Fusarium falciforme chromosome 14, complete sequence genomic region harbors:
- a CDS encoding Zn(2)-C6 fungal-type domain-containing protein has translation MAEKNDHPGTEPKRRAPHKKVRTGCVTCKIRRVRCDEGKPECHRCLSTGRKCDGYAPASGSTKRDTADSHLAADSRLVLPPKNLEEIRSYRFFMEVTAPAIATTFDSEFWRLELPRICQSDPAIWHAAVSFGCVHENYLSASPDQHAKSTFAVQQFNASVKCLTAPTYTDRWRALVVSAIFTCVCHFEGLQDHARIHLRAGYKLLQEIQKEEDARWNRKSRSSSSSESAASISPISLSSISSILTGFQISDQALSRGGISDMPMLISRHDSFTEWRTYTAPSKTPYLTVENLTQASRASESLLNGLVFFMQRHANQIKDIFLGTGDVGLMESIALKQEPEIRCFAEISRAIQSFQNEVDARETEASDYLADSWVNKTLLTLKLYQGTNRFILLKDPDEPDLVKRHEGLPAAGMRLAELAEEILNLGGESHDKPLVPSPPTSTPLFILAHSGLTQEIRRRAIKLLKRPKMVGMWDTVLSARIGEAIMEREKSAAYEDQLRRVEEGTLALEMMERDADSPVKPLHRIFNMTLVIEGKRRARLSLRTWQDWIRGQAGEQRVTEW, from the exons ATGGCCGAAAAGAATGACCATCCTGGCACAGAACCCAAGAGACGAGCTCCTCACAAAAAGGTCCGGACTGGGTGTGTCACCTGCAA GATCCGAAGAGTACGTTGCGATGAAGGGAAACCCGAGTGTCACCGCTGTCTCTCGACTGGGCGCAAATGCGATGGCTACGCACCCGCTTCTGGGTCGACCAAGAGAGACACGGCAGACTCGCACCTAGCTGCCGACTCTAGACTTGTCCTGCCGCCAAAAAATCTTGAAGAGATAAGAAGCTATCGTTTCTTCATGGAAGTCACCGCTCCAGCTATTGCCACCACCTTTGACTCTGAGTTTTGGCGGCTGGAGCTCCCGAGGATATGTCAATCCGACCCAGCCATCTGGCACGCCGCCGTCAGCTTCGGGTGCGTCCATGAGAACTACCTGTCTGCATCCCCGGATCAACACGCCAAGAGCACCTTTGCTGTGCAGCAGTTTAATGCCTCTGTCAAATGTCTAACGGCCCCAACCTATACTGACAGATGGAGAGCCCTCGTCGTCAGCGCAATCTTTACGTGCGTCTGCCATTTTGAGGGACTTCAAGACCACGCTCGCATCCATCTCAGAGCTGGCTACAAGCTGCTCCAAGAGATtcagaaggaagaagacgccCGATGGAATCGGAAGAGTCGATCGAGTTCGTCATCCGAGTCAGCAGCAAGCATCAGCCCGATATCACTGTCATCCATTAGCTCCATTCTCACGGGCTTCCAGATCTCGGATCAGGCACTCAGTCGGGGAGGCATCTCAGACATGCCGATGCTGATATCAAGACATGATAGCTTCACTGAGTGGCGGACGTACACGGCACCATCCAAGACGCCATACCTTACAGTTGAGAACCTGACGCAGGCTAGCCGAGCATCCGAGTCGTTGTTGAATGGGCTCGTATTCTTCATGCAGAGGCACGCTAACCAGATCAAGGACATTTTCCTTGGTACTGGCGATGTTGGTTTGATGGAGTCAATTGCCTTAAAACAGGAGCCTGAGATTCGTTGCTTTGCTGAGATCTCCCGTGCCATCCAGTCATTCCAGAATGAAGTGGATGCCAGAGAAACCGAGGCATCGGACTATCTCGCAGACTCCTGGGTCAACAAAACCCTGCTTACTTTGAAGCTATACCAGGGAACCAACCGCTTCATCCTCTTGAAAGACCCAGACGAACCTGACCTGGTAAAGAGACATGAGGGGTTACCTGCGGCTGGTATGAGACTTGCCGAACTGGCAGAGGAGATCCTCAACCTCGGTGGAGAGAGTCACGACAAGCCTCTGGTACCGAGTCCTCCAACGTCTACCCCTCTATTCATACTCGCCCACTCTGGGCTCACACAGGAGATCCGGCGACGTGCGATTAAGCTCCTCAAGCGGCCAAAAATGGTTGGTATGTGGGACACTGTCCTGTCTGCGAGGATTGGAGAAGCCATTATGGAAAGGGAGAAGTCGGCCGCATACGAGGACCAGTTGAGAAGGGTGGAAGAGGGGACTCTGGCGCtagagatgatggagagggaTGCCGACTCACCGGTAAAGCCTTTGCATCGCATTTTCAACATGACCTTGGTCATAGAGGGCAAGAGGAGAGCCAGGCTATCGTTGAGGACTTGGCAGGACTGGATACGGGGACAAGCCGGCGAGCAGAGAGTGACAGAATGGTAA
- a CDS encoding Beta-lactamase domain-containing protein yields MSGIERNLGLFDFGLLVKASGANPEEFGLPALKVQDLPSCDLSFGHKACTRKETMTNKTFEESLHSSLLEPLGLDRTSLEAPKNKSNAVIPGNETTSWWDMTLAGASPYGGMFSTAADLTTLGQSILRSSILPANETRAWLKPLSHTSELQMSIGMPWEIRRVLLPTSPKSNKTRVVDLYTKNGMLGLYSAFFVLSPDHDFGFVILLASESSGLDMWPVLPSLMTDTLLPAVEEAAREEAKKRFAGSYKSASGKLEVGVDKELPGLSVRSWTRGKVDVLKTFETALGMRSGGLRLYPSGLEGNGKIRFRGVYENEREVPIPSSVDPWVDLCMSWGGVDALKYGGIGIDDFEFESDEGGKATGIRPRVWKEVLPRVVK; encoded by the exons ATGTCAGGAATAGAACGAAATC TTGGACTTTTCGACTTTGGCCTCTTGGTGAAGGCCTCGGGCGCGAATCCTGAGGAATTCGGGTTGCCAGCTCTCAAGGTCCAAGATCTACCAAGTTGCGATCTCTCATTTGGCCACAAGGCTTGCACTCGAAAAG AGACCATGACGAACAAAACCTTTGAAGAATCTCTCCATTCATCGCTGCTTGAGCCGCTGGGGCTGGACCGCACATCCTTGGAGGCGCCAAAGAACAAGAGCAATGCCGTCATTCCCGGCAATGAGACCACCTCGTGGTGGGATATGACTTTGGCCGGCGCAAGCCC TTACGGTGGCATGTTCTCGACGGCAGCCGACCTGACAACCCTTGGACAATCCATCCTTCGCTCGTCCATCCTCCCTGCCAACGAAACCCGGGCTTGGCTCAAACCTCTCTCACATACCTCGGAGCTGCAAATGTCCATCGGAATGCCGTGGGAGATCCGACGAGTACTGCTGCCCACATCTCCCAAGTCCAACAAGACTCGCGTCGTCGACCTCTACACGAAAAACGGCATGCTAGGACTCTACAGTGCCTTTTTTGTTCTTTCGCCCGATCACGACTTTGGCTTTGTCATTCTGCTTGCCAGTGAATCTTCGGGCCTTGACATGTGGCCTGTTCTACCTAGTCTTATGACCGACACGTTGCTCCCTgccgtcgaggaggccgCAAGGGAAGAGGCCAAAAAAAGATTTGCAGGCTCGTACAAGAGCGCAAGCGGAAAATTGGAGGTTGGAGTTGACAAGGAACTCCCAGGTCTGTCAGTCCGGAGCTGGACCAGAGGCAAAGTCGACGTTCTGAAGACGTTCGAGACGGCTCTCGGCATGAGGTCCGGCGGGCTTCGGCTCTACCCCTCGGGGTTAGAAGGAAACGGTAAGATTAGATTCAGAGGTGTTTATGAAAACGAGAGGGAGGTGCCTATACCGAGCAGCGTCGATCCTTGGGTTGATCTTTGCATGTCATGGGGCGGCGTGGACGCTCTCAAGTACGGCGGCATTGGCATTGACGACTTTGAGTTTGAGTCGGATGAAGGCGGAAAAGCAACTGGAATCAGGCCTAGGGTATGGAAAGAGGTTCTTCCTAGAGTCGTCAAGTGA